In the Vulpes vulpes isolate BD-2025 chromosome 12, VulVul3, whole genome shotgun sequence genome, acccccaccccccgcccacctccccttccaccacccctagttcatttcccagagttaggagcctctcatgttctggtctccctttctgatatttcccactcattttttctcctttcccctttattccctttcactattttttatattccccaaatgaatgagaccatataatgtttgtccttctctgattgttCTGTCCGGAGTCTTACACTGTACTTTGTTTTCCAAGTTTCCTTTAAGACAGCTAATTCATGATTTATTACTTTATACTcacaatatgttttaaaaacaaaataatatagcTCTAAATATAGACTATCAAGAGAGCTTGGAAGTACCAAACCTAGCTTTAGAAGACAGACTGACTCaactaaaatggaaattaaaggcAAAGAGAAACCCTAGCCTGTGTGTGGTGGTACTGAAAACTTTCTTTCTGGGATTATTATTACATTATCTTCTTGATCTAACTTACATTTacaataaagctgttaaattGCTACTGTATTACTCCCCAATAGCAACACAGTAAAAGCTCTAGAGAAGATAGTTCAAATATAAAGTACAAATAAAACCCCCCTGCAGAACAGGTATGTAGGCTTTTATTCAGGCAACCATTCTGGTAACCATAAAgatctctttaaaacaaatagcTGTTTCAAGTATTTTTGTTAGTGatccaaaatgaacaaaaattaacTATATATGAACACATTTCAGCACATAAAACAAATCTTCTGAAGTTTTTAACACTGAGACCTAATTACATTATTTTCCAAGTTAGCGTGACTCATAAGTAATGTGAAAACCATAATTAATACAGACACAGGTGACACTGTACTTtgccaaagaaatatatttgatctTAGATTCTTAGGAATCCCATTTGATCACAAAACTAACTTTAActttactgggaaaaaaaaaaaattacatctcaTCTCAGGATAGACATtatatacaaatgatttttaaaacatcaggTACAAAATCTAAAATGATCATTTGACTATAAAAAAGTGCTATAAAAGCAGAGGGTTGTCAAACTGTACAAGAGGTattctgaaaaaatgaaaaattaggatCATCAAGCAGTAGCAACTATTGCTGATGTGTAACAGACACTGCAATGCCAAGGGGAAAATAGAACCATCTCCTGAGgtggaaaggagcagaggaaggaagaatagAGGTGGCTTTAGAAGTGCAGAGACACAGCAAATTAACTTACCACCTTCTTCAAATACAAGTGAGAATCTCTTAGGAGAATTTAAGCACCAGTACCAGGCACATCTTAAAGCAGTTAATGTAATGCTTCATATTTCAGTGGAAAACTATTTCAAAGGTGAAAATGATGTAGGAATCAGAAGCATATTCTGCTGAGACACGAGGTAATTGACACTCTCTCGaactggaaaaaacacatttcataAGAAGGCATATAAAGTTATTGACAGCATCAAATTTGTTGTACAAATATTTCATGCCCAGGGAAATAGCTTACCGGCTGCCACAACCCTGGGATCCTCATGAGACTGATGTCTCCCAGCTGCACGACTATCTGCACTCTCATTCCACCAAAGAACATGAACTgcagaaataaaccaaaaatagaTTCTAAAGACTATGGCATTACTATAagtaagaaacacagaaaaattaatcAGAAACATTATGTCTTATTCTTTAAATCAAAATAGTGAGTgtcaaaaaggtaaaattaagtATGTTAATAACAAGATTTCAGAGGAGGTCAAGAGATTtgagaaagaaatttataaattaaactggtttatagatgaaaaaacagaaggctggaaagaaaaagtaagtaaCACCGCTAAAGACAAGATCGAGGCTAGATCCAAGTTTTATGACTTCCtattatgttttactttatttttaaaaaagcaaaattaaaaaaaaaaataaaaaaaataaaaaagcaaaattatttaaaaaatgttcactaCTGAAAATGTGGGTGatacaaaggagaagaaagttaAAAGTAGCATAGTTTTAACCACCCAGAGAAAATCTCTACTTATATTTAgtgcatttcctttaaaaaatgactaaaatcagATGAGGGTTTTACTATTAtgcttagtatttttaaaaatcaacaatgcGTATTTTCCATGGCGGTAACCTTAATTTTCAATGACTATGTGAATTCCTCCTGCGACAACTTTTTATTCTTATCCTTTATTGTTGATTACTTATATTCAaagtatttcagtatttctacaaagtactgaaataattttttttataattaaatgtaatataCGTTAGCTgtataaattttggaaaatgcagatGAACAAAAATAAGGCAGAAATCATTTCTAATCTTACTACCCGAAAATAACCACTTTTCTACTATTTTGGTGTATCTCTTTCCATAtttatgtacatacatgtgtatttttatatgtttatatatttatatacacatactaCATATTCTATATAAGGTACAGGACCTATATGgcatgtatgtatatttgtgtattataagaatattatatacatatatacataggaTCATACCACATTGTTTCCAATGTTCCCTTACTGTAAACAATGCTGACATAAACCTCCTTAGAATCACAGCTACATGTGTAGCTAAAATAATAACAGTGTCCAAGACAACAACTACTAACCTTTTTTGGgcatttactatatgccaggcctGGTTCTAAGAGTTTTGCTTATattaagtcttttaatttttataataatcttggGGTATTATATCACTATTTTATCAATGAGTAAGGCACCATAAGGTGAACTAACTCATGTGAAATCACAAAGATAGTTGTGGAGTTGGGATTCAAGCCCAGGCAGTTTGGATATGGTTATTTCCTCAATATGAACTCCTAAAATTTATACTGagagaaaaagtatttgattCTACTTCTATATATAAgtgtacatattatatacacTGACCTCCAGAAATTAGGTCCTGATTACTCAGCATATTACTATTCTCCTTCTATGCTGGAAattaatttaagattaaaaaatgtgCATACATGGTTTCAGTAGTTTTCTTATAAAAGTTATAGACAtccattataaaaaatatacGTAATAAacactaatataaataatatcatttacATCCTTTCAAACTTCTTTCCTATGTAATCTAACACATGACATACCTATGCGTATTTCCTAGAATATtggcaaaaataattaaaaaattaaaggttatATTGTCAAATTTTATGGAGGGAAAAGATTAAGACAGTATGAACCCTATACAACAGTATATGAGTACTTATTTTTTCCAACCTATCAAATACGATATCTATATAGGTATGTCTTTATTAAgtaaaaatggtatctcattattgtCTTAACATGTATCTtcttggggatccccgggtggctcagcagtttggcgcctgcctttggcccagggcgtgatcctggagtcctggatcgagtcccacatcaggcttcctgcatggagcatgcttctccctctccctctacctgtgtctctgcctctctctctctcacatctctcatgaataaataaaatcttttttaaaacagttgaTATATAAATGATtactaaatatgtatattaaagaagatacatatatttttaaaagattttatttattcatgagagagagagagagagaaagagagagagagagagccagagacacaggtagagggagaagcaggctccatgcagggagcccgatgcaggacttgatcctgggtctccaggatcacaccctgggccgaaggcagcgccaaactgctgagccaccagggctgcccttgtaTATCAACTTTTGCAAaagccttcatttttctttttgcttttgaatttcatttatgGTGTTTTAGGGCATACAAATAGATTGAGccttttaaagtaaaatcatcaaatgatttttttccccttgattatttcttcatttgttttttggcttaGAAATATAGTTCTCATCCAtagtattaaatacatttatgttttagtaattctatgatttctttttttctacactGAAATCTATAATCCATTTGAATTCTAGTTTAGTATATAGTGGGAGATAGATATCTAATAATTTTCATaatctcttcatatattttccaacttttaaaataccattttctatATATTCTGATCATTTTCTTAGGATATAGTGCTAGAAGTTAAGTTTCTGGGTAAAGATCAGAAACTCAGCTTTCAATGTATTAAGTCTGAGATGTCCCTTGGACATTAAATAAGGAAGTTAAGGAGGCAAATGGATATAATGAGtctttcaagtattttattaGCTATTCTTAGTCATTTATCTTTCTAGATGaactttacatacatttttaagagtTTGCCATAAAAAACTCCCTAAAATTCTGACTGCACTAACTTTcaactttaaaagttaaatgcgttaaatagatgttttaaaaataaaatcaaggggCACCTGCCTAGCCCagctggtggagcatgcaactcttgatttcaggatcatgaatttaggccccacattgggtgtagagattacttaaataaataaactttaaaggtaaataaataaataaattcaggtaCATATATTTACCTGTATGCTGTGTATGCCCACACTGAAGTGTTAGGAGGTCATTATTAATCATGTATATGCATTATTTCTAGcatgtatatatatcaaataacaTTTTAGTCTTCTTATTCCTATGTCACTCATACATATATGAGTATGTATGTGCATACACAAGTATATGTGAATGACATATGAagaccaaaatgttaacagtactGCCTCTAAGTAGAGAGAAATGTTTCCCTCTCTTAGGGCATGTCCATCTATTTAGTATGTGTAAAAACATGTACTACTTTTTTATTCAAGACAATCTCTCTACTCcaagaacttattttaaaaggttgataaagatatatttagaagaaaaaaaagatgaaagaacagaTATTTTCTTGAAGCTCTTTGCAGTTTTTTATCACTTTGATGTATCATGGAAAACATGacatttcaacatttgaaaaagacTTCATGAGGTGTTAACATTccaaacaaataatatttttttttccaaacaaataatatttaaaacaagttttttcAACCCTtacaatacaaaagaaaaagaaaccctaaaaatctggcaataaaattttaaatatatgccataatgaaaaaaagagaaaaactgaccCAAGAAACTTAAGAGATCAGCAATATACTTTGCAATttcatagaagaaatggacaactATACCTCTGTTGAGTGCTCCATATTCTGTGTGGAACACTCCAACCAGTTTTGAGTAGCCTAGATCCATGTGGGCATTAATTGCCCTTTTAAATGCATCACCCCACAGAGCTGGCCCACCTGGCTTCAATTGAAAAATAACCAGTTCATAGACTCCTAGagtgggaagaaaaataattattttacaaaagatATTCAAGAAATTTCTAATCAGGTTAGTCTGGTTCCACTAGAAGGCTAATCCACATACACAAATCTGGAGgatcatatacatgtatatgtttatgtgGACATACTTATGGATTATAGTATTAGTCTTCCTCACTTTCACATTTAGGAAGTCCTTGTCCAAGTTTAAGGATCAGCTGTTAAGCTTATAAAAAAAGGGAAGATATATTAAGCTATTATCTGAAATATCTTTCATCTATAAATCTGTCAACAAATAGAGGATTTATAGTAGGACTAGGGTTTTTGAGCTGCCTGAATCTgcacatctatctatctatctatctatctatctatctatctatctatctatctgtctatctatctaatctatcatcttaagattttatttgagacagcacCACcctgtgggggtggaggggaagtagcagagggagagggagaagtacactccccactgagcagagcctgacgcagggatTGCAGGGATCTATCCCAGGACTGTGGAGAGGTCTAGGTGGATAAGGACCCAGACAAGACTTTAAAATCCCTTGTACTCTAAGATACATTACAACTTaggaaaatgggggaaataaaggaacatttaaattagttaatacttctaaaaaaatctgacttttgtTTAAAACTATGTTAAGGTAAATGTTTCCTTaaatgagcaagaaaataaaatcagcaagacAACTCTTTAgtaatcattttcaaaataagaaataaaaggaaaacaaaaatgttaaactATAGTAATACAGCTTAACAGTTTAATGCATTCCCCTAAAACAGTTTTACAGGCAAAAATATCCATAATGTGTTAAAATTAACTGTAATTTGTGTCTGAAAAATACCAAACTATGACAAAATTTCATACATTATCTTTCACACAGCTATACTTGTTTCTCTGTTCCAACCCCCAACTTTTCAATCTTTATTCCCTATATCAACTTTTTATATATATGCCTCAATTTTCAGAGCTTTcccaaattggaaataaaatgtcATCATTCAATGCTCATTGTTTTAATAAGCAAAAATCTAAAATCCATTGATAATATATTCCTACATAAGATACAGGACTATTTTTCCCTAGGGAAGTTTAGTTTTTTAAGTAGGCGCTAtccccagggtggagcccaacatgcagcccaatctcacaacctgggatcaagacctgaagtGAGATCCAGATTTGGACGCTCAGCTGACTAAGCCACTTAGGCATCCTTGGAAGTTAAGTTTTTATAACTTGAAATCTTTAGTATTTTCTCCAACAAAATTCAAAGAAGGAAGGACTACCTTCTTTTGTAGGCTTTTCTAACTTGCACCATGGCACCAAGTAAGTAATCTCAGTCTCTTGTTCATCTATGAGAGCCAGATTTGGAATGACACATTGTTGTTGCCATTCCTTATTTTTGGCCACCGCTTTCCGAACTTCAGTCCGATGAGCAAAATTATCTATGGGAAGAAaaggagtaagaaaaataaaaacttaattaaaatcaTCTATACCTTTTTTGGATTTCATTTGATTCAGCAAATGTCCAGTGAGGCTACATAAAGATGGTGTTACATCACTGAAGATATCAATATAGATGTGACATTTGTTTCCCATGGTCTAAAGGGGAGTAGAAATTTAAACAACTAATGATAACGTCATGTAGTGGGGTTTATAGGCTCTACCACTTGGTAGGTAGTTGTGTGACTtagtgtgttatttaatttttctgtgcctgtttcttactctgtgaaatggggatagtgATAGAGTATCTCCCtccagggttgttgtgaagatgaaatgaattaGTATATGATAGGAGCTTTGAACAGTGTTTGGCACCTGAATAGCACTTAATATGTATTAATTACCCTTATTATTTGGGGAATTTAAATTATAGTGCCCATTTAGAGAAAGACTATTtttctttggtggtggtggtggtgaatgaTCAGGTCATGGCACACACTGAATTAAACTTAACACAAATGAAAGGAAGATGTGCTTTTTAAGCCTCTTCTTTGAACAGCTTCCAAAGAAATAGTGATTCTCTTTCTTACTATCACCATTCTTTTTCCcagtatttatttctcttatatttgTTACTCAAACATTTACTAAACATTTAGGCCTAGTACTGTATTTAGTCTTAGGGTCTCATTAAGACTAAAGGTAAAGGAGTTTTCTGTGGTTTATGTTAGGGATCTTAGAGCTTAAGTGAGTTATATCAGGACTTtaccagcaattttttttttttaatgggaatgaGTCCACTGGTAGCACATTAAAGCATAAATTGTGTTTTAACAGGGTTTTATTCTATCACAATAAGGAAAACCCCTAAACTAGGGCCATGTTAAATACAGAATGAACACTTTTCATATTAAAGTACTTTAGGACTATTACTTTGGACAATGATGATCAAACACTAAACAAAGGCATCAAAATTCTTTGGATTTCATCAAGTCCTGATGTGGACTTCACAAAGATTAGACATTGGAGTAACAAACACCCTGGGGATTCCTGTAGCCTGTTCTTCTTTGACTATTAAACCAGGGGTAAATCAACTTCCATACGGGGAACATTCTGACTGCCTTTACTTCCCCAAAATAGCACAATGTCAGTGAATTCCCTGAAACCCTGGAATGCACAAATGACACAAAAATGGTTTTCTCAACATTACAAATTATTAAAACTCAGAACTGGGTGAGGCCTAGAAGTTAACTATCATCCCCACCAACCTCCGTTATTCTAAAGCACCTACATATTTGAATTCTTTCTACTAAAATCCTGATATACAGCCATAGCTTCAACAATAAGAAACAATAACTCTCCCTTCCTTTATGATCTTAACCTACTTGGGCTCTTGCAATCTCTGCTTTAAGTTTTTCATAAATCAGCTTTATGACAAGCCATTGTATAATTTTTCTGAGAATTAAAGGCTAGCTCACAATTTTATGATTTGAGAGATGAGATGCTACACTTTCCCATTTATGGTAACATAAAGATTTTAGGCAAAGGGTTGTTAAAGGTGTACCACTGGGAGGAGGAATCAGTGAAttcagtttttgttgttattcccctttttaaaagtttaatttaaccTGTGGGTATTTATACAAATCTAGATCCAGGAGCTAAGCATCAAGTAACATTTAACACAATGAAAATCACCCTTAAGCTGGAAAAATCATACCATACTTCCAAATATGAAATACTTTATTCATTTGGCCTCCAAATTCTACACTCCAGAATCCAACCAGTTCAGATTGAGCTGTCCGAAGATGTATGTTCTTCTTAACGTTTTCCAGAAACTCATTCATCTTTGAGGGCTTAAGGCAATAAGTACGAAATTCATAGAATGTTCCATCATATTGTCTGGGCCCCATAGCAAAAGATGAGCACACCTGAAGAGAGATAAggcaaatttaaatattttgggaagGTAGGGTTTATAATACTGTTACAACCAAATCTGAATCTAGAAACAAGGGACACATTAGAATCATAATCCATGTCTGTACTTTTTTTGTGATCTCTCCTTAGAGAGATTGACATTTAGAGAAAATGTCAACAAAGATGACTAATCTTAAGTATGCTGAATATATGGTTACTGTTTCTTAGCAGGGATCCATTGTTAGCCACTTTTTCATGAAATTTAATCATAAGAAGAGACTGGGGTGTTAATAAGAGTTCTTTACTCAAGAACTATAATTAGGATTCTAGTAAACTTGCAGAGTCTTCCCTTATTTAGCCAATATTCTATTTTTAGTCAGTACTATCGGTGTTACAGTTATGGATTTAAGGGAACTCTATAAAATATGCAGGGGTTTTGGCCAGCAGAAATGGAAATGTGTTTACTAGCAAAAAACTTCTTTTTAggtttttcctaaaaataaaaatgtctgttcaggtcaaAGTTATTTCCCAAATCCAATGAAGTAGATCACTGGTAAAAAATAGGAATGGAGTGTAACTTACGCTAAAGAAAGCTATAATCTCATCCAACTGCAATATAACATAGTAGTGGACTGTATGAATGCTATAAAGGAAAAATCAAGTTACAATTGTCTGAATCATTATTAGGCTTAATTACAGATGCAGCGTGAAGTAGGGCATTTAATCCATCCAATTATACCAGATTGATGAAAATACCCCTTAAGaaccatttgtttttgttgtatgctacctatataaatttttcttctaatttagtCCCCAAAGTCTGAATGAATTTACCTTTAGGTAGGAAATGTCTTGCCAGAGATTATcctctgtgtatgtatatgtatgtgtgcatgtgtatacacagTCCTATGGCATTTTCACTTACAAATTCTTCTTACTGTAGGTTTGGTCACCATGTGCCCGTTTCATGAAGCTTATTTAAGTTTCATGAGATTTATTAatcagaattatttattaaaagttttgGTACAAAGCTATGAACAAATTTTGGGCTTATATGACTATGTGGTACATGAAATGAAACCAGTAGGCTTCCTTATACATAATTTAGGTCAAAACACACAATTTGTCTATGTATTTCATTTGTGTATAATGTCACAATTATATATTTGAGTTCATTCCATTCATGTCCACTGAGTTATATTCCTATTGCCCAAGTGTCTAAGCTTATTTGGAAAGCAAGTATGCCCTCCAAAAACTACTgcagatatttctatttttgctgGACCTGCTTTTTGCGTCACTTTAGCCAAATTTTAACAAGAGAATGTTATGCAAATAAACAACTGCCTAGTATTAcagtttaaaaagtattataaacaaaatagatCTGAAAACGGAACATTCTAGTATTTATAACAATTGCTTTTAAGTCGTTTTTCAGGGTGTTGGTATTTGGAAACAAATTTGTGGTCACAGGCATGTAGTTTTattatctttcaaagaaaaaacagTATGAGGAAAAGTTCATGGAAAAGTTAACAGCAGTGAGAtaagtgtgtgtgtttagggGGAGGTGATTTTTGTTAAGGGCAGAAACTACAAT is a window encoding:
- the LOC112923029 gene encoding protein NipSnap homolog 3A-like, with the translated sequence MLVLRSRLAAALAARTLAPQVCSSFAMGPRQYDGTFYEFRTYCLKPSKMNEFLENVKKNIHLRTAQSELVGFWSVEFGGQMNKVFHIWKYDNFAHRTEVRKAVAKNKEWQQQCVIPNLALIDEQETEITYLVPWCKLEKPTKEGVYELVIFQLKPGGPALWGDAFKRAINAHMDLGYSKLVGVFHTEYGALNRVHVLWWNESADSRAAGRHQSHEDPRVVAAVRESVNYLVSQQNMLLIPTSFSPLK